A DNA window from Palaemon carinicauda isolate YSFRI2023 chromosome 39, ASM3689809v2, whole genome shotgun sequence contains the following coding sequences:
- the LOC137631355 gene encoding protein FAM200C-like produces MSEVSTDTEKDLLKDDPEEESTLPPDEDDEVESDSLPSVPVPEPLSSTSSAPPSDDMRQLDESTDVSSCSQLLVFVRYINSGDIKDEFLFCIELETTTKADDVMEKVSSFFQEEYLQWENVCGVCTDGAPAMLGSKSGFQSRVKKLAPQAKGIHCMIHRYALASKTLPASLQEVLESVIKIVNYIKTKALNTRLFKELCKDMHADHEVLLFYTAVRWLSKGNVINRVFEMKDEIKLFLETQERKDLVVHFEDEAWNKRFVYLADIFD; encoded by the exons atgtctgaagtgtccacagacactgaaaaggatcttctcaaggatgatccagaggaggagtctactctacctcccgatGAAGATGATGAAGTCGAGTCAGATTCCCTTCCGTCGGTGCCAGTACCGGAGCCGTTatcttcaacatcttctgcccctccatcagacgacatgagacag CTCGATGAGTCAACAGATGTAAGTTCATGTTCTCAGTTGCTTGTCTTCGTGAGATACATTAATTCAGGTGACATTAAAGACGAATTCTTATTCTGCATTGAACTTGAAACCACAACAAAAGCTGATGATGTCATGGAAAAAGTTTCAAGTTTTTTCCAAGAGGAATATCTTCAATGGGAAAACGTGTGTGGGGTTTGTACGGATGGGGCACCGGCTATGCTGGGATCGAAATCAGGATTCCAATCGAGAGTGAAGAAGCTAGCACCTCAAGCAAAGGGCATCCACTGCATGATTCACCGATATGCTCTCGCCAGTAAGACTCTCCCTGCTTCTCTGCAGGAAGTGCTTGAATCTGTAatcaaaattgtaaattatatcaagACTAAAGCACTCAACACTCGCCTATTCAAAGAACTATGCAAAGACATGCATGCTGACCACGAAGTCCTTCTCTTCTACACAGCAGTACGTTGGTTGTCGAAAGGAAACGTTATTAATCGTGTctttgaaatgaaagatgaaataaagctATTCCTGGAGACTCAAGAAAGGAAAGATCTTGTTGTCCACTTCGAAGATGAAGCATGGAATAAAAGGTTTGTGTACCTAGCCGACATTTTTGACTAG